The region TTCACCTACCTGCGCCCCGGCACGGTGCTGGGCGACGCCGGCAAGCTGGGGGCGTTCGTCGAAGCCAAGAACGCCACCATCGGCACCGGCACCAAGGTGCCGCACCTGACCTACATCGGCGACGCCGACATCGGCGAGCACAGCAACATCGGCGCGTCCAGCGTGTTCGTCAACTACAACGGAGAAACCAAGAGCCGCACCACGATCGGTTCGCACGTGCGCACCGGGTCGGACACCATGTTCGTCGCGCCGGTGACCGTCGGCGACGGCGCCTACACCGGCGCCGGCACGGTGATCCGCGAGGACGTCCCGCCGGGTGCGCTCGCCGTGTCCGCCGGACCGCAGCGCAACATCGAGGGCTGGGTGCAGCGCAAGCGGCCCGGCAGTGCCGCCGCACGGGCCGCCGAACAGGCGAAAGCCGCCGAGGGAGCCGGTGAAGCTACCGGCGAGTAGCATTTCGTCGCCGTTTATTGGCATTCTGGTAACCCGCCACCGTCTGCGTGTCAACGCTACGTACGATGGCCCGAGAATCGATCCCCCATCGATCTAGAAGCCGAGGGCAGCCCCGTGAGCCACGACTGGACCGACAACCGCAAGAACCTGATGCTCTTCTCCGGTCGGGCGCACCCCGAACTGGCCGAGCAGGTCGCCAAGGAACTCGACGTGCCGGTCACCGCGCAGACAGCGCGCGACTTCGCCAACGGCGAGATCTTCGTCCGTTTCGACGAGTCGGTGCGCGGCAGCGACGCCTTCGTGCTGCAGAGCCACCCGGCGCCGCTGAACACGTGGCTGATGGAACAGCTGATCATGATCGACGCGCTCAAGCGCGGCAGCGCCAAGCGCATCACCGCGATCCTGCCGTTCTATCCGTATGCCCGGCAGGACAAGAAGCACCGCGGCCGCGAGCCGATCTCGGCCCGCCTGGTGGCCGATCTGTACAAGACGGCGGGCGCCGACCGGATCGTCACCGTTGATCTGCACACCGACCAGATCCAGGGATTCTTCGACGGCCCCGTCGACCACATGCGCGCCCAGAAGCTGCTGACCGGCTACATCGCGGAGAACTACGCCGACCACGACATGGTCGTCGTCTCCCCCGACTCCGGCCGCGTCCGCGTCGCCGAGAAGTGGGCCGACTCGCTGGGCGGCGTGCCGCTGGCCTTCATCCACAAGACCCGCGATCCGCTGGTGCCGAACCAGGTGAAATCCAACCGGGTGGTCGGTGATGTCCGGGGTAAGACCTGCATCCTCACCGACGACATGATCGACACCGGCGGCACCATCGCCGGCGCGGTGAACCTGCTGCGCGAGGACGGCGCCAGCGACGTGATCATCGCCGCCACCCACGGCGTGCTGTCGGACCCGGCGCCCGAACGCCTGGCCAACTGCGGCGCCCGCGAGGTCATCGTCACCAACACGCTGCCGATCGGCGACGACAAGATGTTCCCGCAGCTCACGGTGCTCTCGATCGCGCCGCTGCTGGCGAACACCATCCGCGCGGTCTTCGAAAACGGCTCGGTGACAGGGCTTTTCGACGGATCGGCGTAGCCGGATGGCACAGGCAGAGACCCGGATCTACCACAACCCGAAGTGCTCGACGTCGCGCAAGACCCTGGAGTTGTTGCGGGACAACGGCATCGACCCCGAGGTGGTGCTCTACCTGAAGAACCCGCCGACGCGCGACGAGCTGGCGACAATGATCGCCGACGCCGGGATCGATGTGCGCACCGCCGTCCGCAAGCGCGAATCCCTCTACGAGGAACTGGGATTGGCGTCGGCGTCCGACGACGAGCTGCTCGACGCGATGGCCGAACATCCCATCCTGATCGAGCGCCCGTTCGTCGTGACGCCCAGGGGCACCAGGCTGGCACGGCCCCTCGACTCGGTCCGAGAGATTCTGTGACCGCTTCCCGGGCGGCCGTCGCCGCGGCGGTGGTGCTGGCGTGCGCGGGCTGCGGAACCGAAACGCCCGACTATCAAGCGGTCTGGTCGACGACGAGTGCGACGTCCTCCTCGGCGGCGCCGACGACTTCGGAGAAGCCCGTCCCCATCGCGGCCTACCTCGAACAGTCCGGTGTGTCGGGCAAGCCGGTCGCGCCCGACAAGCTGACCGACATCACGATCTCGATGCCGATGCCACCGGGCTGGCATCCCTACCAGAACACCAATCTGGCGCCCGGCACCCGCACGATCGCCAAGGGCGACACCTATCCGACGGCGATGCTGATGGTGTTCGAGCTCGACGGCGACTTCAACATCGCCGACGCCCTCAAGCACGCCAACGTCGATGCGCAGATCTCGCAGAACTTCCGGTCGCTGAACTCGTCGAACGCTCCGTTCGACGGCTTCCCGTCGTCGATGATCGAGGGCAGCTACGACCTCAACGGGGCGCGGATGCACAGCTACAACCGGATCGTCATCGCCACCGGTGCGCCCCCGAAGAACCAGCGCTATCTCATCCAGTTCACCGTCACCGGGTTCGCCGACAAGGCCGCCGAGGAGGCTCCCGACATCGAGGCCGCGATCAAGGGCTTCTCCGTGACCGTGCCCAAGGCGCCACCCCGCTGACCCCCTTCTCCGCCGAACTTGCATTCCACGCGTCGAATTGCGAGTGAGGACCGCGCGGAATGCGAGTTCGGCGAAACTCTAGGGTGGTGGCCATGAGCGACTGGACCGCCGCCGATCTGCCCTCCTTCGCCGGCCGTACCGTCGTCGTCACCGGCGCCAACAGCGGGCTCGGACTGGTGACGGCGCACGAGCTGGCCCGGGTGGGAGCCACGACGATCCTGGCCGTGCGCAACCTCGACAAGGGCAACGCCGCCGTGGCGGAGATGGCCGGCGATGTGCAGGTGCGCCGGCTCGACCTGCAGGACCTCTCGTCGGTCCGGGAGTTCGCCGAGGGCACCGGCACGGTCGACGTCCTGATCAACAACGCCGGCATCATGGCAGTGCCGTACGCGCTGACGGTGGACGGCTTCGAAAGCCAGATCGGCACCAATCATCTGGGGCACTTCGCGCTGACCAACCTGCTGCTGCCGAAGATCACCGACCGCGTCGTCACGGTGTCGTCCTTCATGCACCTGTTCGGCTACCTCAGCCTCAACGACCTGAACTGGAAGTCGCGGCCCTACCTCGCCTGGCCCGCCTACGGCCAGTCCAAGCTGGCCAACCTGATGTTCACCACCGAACTGCAGCGTCGGCTCGAGTCGGCGCGCTCGCCGCTGCGGGCAGTCGCGGCGCATCCCGGGTACTCGGCGACCAACCTGCAGGGCCACAGCGGGGGGCGCCTGGGCAGTCGGATCATGGACGCCGGCAACCGATTCTTCGCCACCGATGCGGACTTCGGCGCACGCCAGACGCTCTTCGCGGCGTCGCAGGACGTCGCCGGCGACAGCTTCATCGGGCCGCGTTTCGCGATGCGGGGGCGCACCGGTGACGCCTGGCGCAGCCCCCTGGCTCGCGACGGCGACAAGGCCGCTGCGCTGTGGACGCTCTCCGAGCAGCTCACGGGCACCGAGTTCCCTCTCTGATTTTTCGCTGACCACTGCTGTGCGCTACCCTTGCGGACGCGTCACGGCGAGGGTGGCCTGCAGGCCGCCGTTATCGACGGGAACCCGCATCTTCATTGGTGAGCGACCCTGGCCGTGCCCGACCCGACTGGCACAGGAGCAACGACCATGGCACAGAACCCCACCAACAATCTCACCGCGCAGGTCCGGACCGCGACCGGCAAGGGCGCCTCGCGCCGCGCCCGCCGCGAGGGCCGCGTTCCCGTCGTGCTCTACGGCCACGGCACCGACCCGCAGCACCTGGAGATCGACGGGCACGACTTCGCCGCCGTGCTGCGCCACGCCGGCACCAACGCCGTGCTCACCCTCGACATCGACGGCAAGGAGCAGCTGGCGCTGACCAAGGCGCTGGAGATCCACCCGATCCGGCGCAACATCCAGCACGCCGATCTGCTGGTCGTGCGCCGCGGCGAGAAGGTGACCGTCGAGGTCACCGTCATCGTCGAGGGCGAGGCCACGCCCGGCACGCTGGTCACCCAGGAGGCCAACACCGTCGAGATCGAGGCCGACGCGCTGTCCATCCCGCAGCAGCTGACCACCTCGGTCGAAGGCGCCGAAGAAGGCACCCAGATCCTCGCCGGCCAGCTCGCGCTGCCCGCGGGCGTCACGCTGATCACCGATCCCGAGACCCTCGTCGTCAACGTCGTCGCGGCGCCGACGGAGGAAGAGCTCGAGTCCGAGGGCGGCGGCGCGTCGGTCGAGGAGCAGGCTGCCGAAGCCGAGGCTGAGGCAGGCGAAGCCGGCGAGGGTGGCGAGGAAGCCGCCTCCGAGTCCGAGTAGTCACGGGAGGATCTGTCCATGGCCGAACCCGTGCTCGTGGTCGGCCTGGGCAACCCCGGCCCGCAGTACGCCACGACCCGGCACAACCTCGGCTTCCTGGTCGCCGACGTGCTCGCCGATCGCATCGGTGCGGCGTTCAAGGTGCACAAGAAGTCGGGGGCCGAAGTCGTGACCGGGCGGCTGGGCGGTAAGTCGGTGGTGCTGGCCAAGCCGCGCACCTACATGAACGAGTCCGGCCGCCAGGTCGGGCCGCTGGCGAAGTTCTACTCGGTGGCGCCGGCCGACATCATCGTCATCCACGACGAACTCGACATCGACTTCGGCCGGATCCGGCTGAAGTCCGGCGGTGGTGTGGCCGGGCACAACGGCCTGCGCTCGGTGGGATCAGCGTTGGGCAGCAACGATTTTCAGCGGGTGCGCATCGGCATCGGCCGTCCGCCCGGCAGGCAGTCCGGGGCCTCGTTCGTGTTGGAGAACTTCAACTCCCGGGAGCGGCCCGAACTCGGCACGATCGTCGAGCAGGCCGCCGACGCGACGGAACTGCTGATCGCGCACGGCATCGAACCTGCGCAGAACACCGTGCACGCCTGGGCGTGACGGCTACCAGGACAGGACGATGCCAGTCCTGTTGTTGCGGGGGATCGACTCCACCACGTTGGGCGCGCGCGTTCCCGGCACGGCCTTGATCGAGACGCTGCCGTTGGTCTCGCACCTGACGATGCTGCCGGCTTCCTGGCATGTCGCCTGCGCTGCCGCGGTCGGAGCCGCGAGGAGCGAAGCCACGATCGCACTCGCGGTCAACGCCGTCGTCGTGATCGTCCAACGACTGGTCATGGTTTCTCCCTACTGAGAACGCTGTCCACCGAGAGTCCGATCAGGGGCACGACGACGCAAGGACTCGAGCACCCGGATCGAGCGTGAGATTGGCGCTGCCGACGTGGCGGAAGGCATCGTCGCGGGCTGCTTCGATGGTCGCTCCGGCGCCCCCGGAAACGATGCCACTGCTATCGTCGGCGCCGACCGACACCACGCAGAAGACATCGTTGGTCACTTCGTCGCTGCTGCATTGAGCGGCGCCCGCACCCTGGCAGACCGCGATCACTGCCGCCGCAGCGGCATCGTTGGTGGGACCGGTCGCCGAGAAGCCCACCAGCATTCCGTCGCGGACACCGGAACCGACGGCCCTCGACAGCACGCCGGTCTCCGCCACACCCCCGGGGCCGCCGGCCCGGGCGGGCGGCGAGGAGACCATCGACATCGAGACGCCGATGACCGCAGCCGCTGACATCAGAAGGACAGACGCTTGACGGACTACAGCCATGTCTCCTCCTGGGGGCACTCGGCCTGACGTCGAATCATAAGTCCGGCCGACGGCTGGGCCAACCCCCGAAGCGGGTCTACCTGCAGATTGACGGATGTCGACGCGCTGCAGGCCCGCGGCTAAGCGCCCCGAATCCCGCTGCCGACCCGTTTCACCGGCTTGTGCGGGAATCGCTTGGTGGCGTGGTCTTCGGCGTCGGAACCCGCTAGTACGTACAGTGTTTCGCGCTTCTCCTGCAACGGTTTGAGCACCAGCTCCATGAACCCCTTGCGGTCGTCGAGGTAGGGCTCGATGACCTCCTCTCCGGCCGGGCAGACCGCCAGACAGTACGCGGCTTTGTAGTTGGCCTTGAACGAAAGGCTCTGCCACATCGATGCATTTTCCGAATCGCTGACGCGCGAACGGAATTCATCCGCATCGGCGCTGTCGGCGATGGTCTGCACCCAGTCGGTGAACCCGCCCATGAACTCGCGGTAGTTGTGCACCGAGCAAGCGACGAAGTCGAAGTCGCCGTTCTTCTTGATCGCGCCCACCGGACACGCCGCAACGCACAGCTTGCACTCCAGACACGGCGAATAGTCCAGCGGCGCACCGTAACTGCTGATCTCGGCAGCCACCAGGACGGTGCCGAGCAGGATGAAGTTGCCGAACCGGGGATGGATGACATTGCGATGGATTCCCATCGCACCCAGTCCCGCGGCCACAGCGACGGGTTTGTGGGCGACCACCCAGATGCGGCCGGGGTAGCGGTCCATCTCCATCGGAAACGTCGCCGACGGGTTGATCACGCGATGACCGGCGTCTTGCAGCACGCGCGTGATCCGGTGCGCGGCGTCGTTCATGATCTCGCCGCTGCGATGGAACTCCTGGTTCGCGACGCTGCGTGCGGTGGACCGCACGTTGTCGCGGTTCATCTTGACCACCAGCGAGATGTAACTCCGCGCGCCCGGCAACGCCGCCTCGGCGTGCGGGAGTTCGGAGGCCAGGGCGGGGTCGGCGACGCGAGCGAAATCCACGTCGTCGGCGCCCGCGTCCAGACAGACCTGCCGCAGCCAGCCGGCGTCGATGGTGCCGGGTGGACGCGACGGGCGGGATCGCACGGCGCGCACCGTCGGGTGCTCGGCGAGGCGGTGGGGCAGATTGTCGGCCATCTAGGTATAGTACACAATACTCAGATAAGCGGCCGTAAAGAATCCGTTCTGACCCTGCATCGGGGGATCTTTCGCGGGTAGACCGGACGTATGCACAGCACACGATCGGGCTCACCGCACCGTCCGTGGGCCCGCATGTTCGACGGGGACCGCACATGGGGGTCGTTGACCATCCGCCCCGACCGTCTCGGGATGATCTGCTACCGCCTGGTGGTGTACCCACCGGGGATCAGCACCGTCGAGCGCCGCCGCCTTCGCGTGGCGCGCGGCTGGCCCGCGTGGGGGCCCCTGCTCTGGATCGCCTGCGAGATCCTGCTGCCCGGTGCCATCGGCCCGTGGGCGGCCCTGGCGCTGTCCACGGTGGTCGCCGCCGGCGCGGGCGTGCTCGCCCGCCGGTGCGCGGGCCGCACCCTCACCGGAGTCCGCTGCCTGACCGCGGTGGTGCTGGCCGGCTACGCCGACCCGGAATCGACCGCCGCCAGGGACCGCGTCCTGGCATGGGCGGAAACGCTGCTGGGGGCCGACGACGACCTCGCCCGTGGCGACATCTCGATCGCCGCACACGAGATGGCATGGTGGCGGGTCTACGACGACGTGACCGAAGCGCTCGCGAGCCGTCAGCCCGACGTCCGGCGCCGGTAGGCGGCCAGCGCGAACGGGGCGAACACCGCCGTCAGCGCCAGCGACCACAGGAACGTCGACAGCACCGGATGGTGCAGCGGCAGTTGAGCGCTCGCGGGTGCGGGCCCGCCGTTGCCCCAGAGTTCGCGCATCGCCTGGGCCAGGGAGGACACCGGATTCCACTCGGCGATCACCCGTAACCAGTGCGGCATCGGTTCGGTCGGCACGAAGGTGTTCGCCAGGAACGTGACCGGAAACAGCGCGGTGAACATGACCCCGTTGACCGCCTCGACGGTGCGCATCAGCGACCCGATGAGGATGCCGAACCAGATCATGCCGAAGCCGAACACCAGCAGAAGCGCGAAGGCCAGGACCGCTTCGGCGATGCCGTTGCGGATCCGCCAGCCGATCGCCAGCCCGGTCACCGCCATGACGACCACCCCGAGCGAGGAGTGGATGAGACTTGCGATGCTGCGGCCGATCAACACCGAGGACCGGGAGATCGGCAGGGATCGGAACCGGTCGATGATGCCCTTCTCGACGTCGGCCGTGATGCCCGACGCCACCACGAACGCCGAGAACACGATGGTCTGGGCCTGGATGCCGGGCAGCAGGAACTCCCGGTAGGAGGCGCCGCCGGTGTTGGTGATCGAGGCACCGAACACGAAGGCGAACAGCAGCACGAACATGATCGGCTGCGCGGTCACGTCGCTGAGCATCTCCGGCATGCGCTTGGTGTGGATCATGTTGCGCTTCACCATGATCCACGATTGCCGAGCCAGGCCCGTCGGCCGCGTCGCGACTTGCTGCAGGGTGACCGGCGCCTGGGCCTTCGTCTCCAGCGCGGTCACGCCGTGACCTCCTCGGTGTCGTCGGTGCGGTGTCCGGTGAGCGTGAGGAACACGTCGTCGAGGCTGGGCCGGGACAGGCCGATGTCGTCGACGCCGATGCCGCTGTCGCGCAGCCAACCGGCGACGCTGATCATGTCGTCGAGTCCGTCGGCCGACGCGGTGAGCCTGCGGGCGCCGGCGTCGGCGAACACCTCGGCCCCGCTGCGTTCCAGAAGACTCCGCGCGGAGCCGAGATCTCGGGCGTCGCTGACGGTGACCACCAGACTGGCTCGGCCGGCCTGTCGCTTGAGTTCCAGGGGTGACCCCTCGGCGATGATCCGGCCGCGGTCGATCACCACGATGTTGTCGGCGAGTTGGTCGGCTTCCTCGAGGTACTGGGTGGTCAACAGCAGGGTCGTCCCCTGGGCCACCAAGCCGCGCAGCACGTCCCACAGCTCGCTGCGGCTGCGCGGATCGAGCCCGGTGGTGGGTTCGTCGAGGAACAGCACCGGGGGCGACGCCAGCAGGCTGACCGCGAGGTCAAGCCGGCGCCGCATTCCGCCGGAGTAAGACTTGACCACGCGGTCACCGGCGTCGGTCAGCGAGAACTGTTCCAGCAGTTGACTTCCCAGCTTCTCGAGATCCTTGCGTCGGATACCGTAGAGACCACCGATCATCCGGATGTTCTCGCGGCCGGTGAGCAGTTCGTCGACGGTGGCGACCTGACCGGTCAGACCCATGTGCCGTCGCACCTGCTCGGGTTGGCGACGCACGTCGAAACCGGCGACCCGGGCGGTGCCGCTGGTCGGCTCGGTCAGCGTCGTCATCATCCGCACCGTCGTCGTCTTGCCGGCGCCGTTGGGGCCGAGCAGGCCGAGCACGGTACCCGGCGGAACCGAGAAGCTCACCCCGTCGACGGCGGTCTCGTGCCCGTACCGCTTGACGAGGTCGATCGCTTCGATCGCGGGAGCAGGGGGCATGACACCGACGGTATCGTCGCACCCCGACATGGGGCCATCGGTTTTGCGCTCGCGGGTAGGAGAACGGCCGCCGGTGGGGTACACCGGAGCCAGCACAAATCACCGTCTACAGGAGCATCCGAGTGGACGCGCAATGGTTGGCAGCACCTGAGTACGGGTTGGCCAGGGAGATCCTGCAGCGAGGCGTGGCGGCGATCTACCTGATCGCCTTCGTCGCCGCGGCGCGCCAGTTCCGTGCGCTCATCGGCGAGCACGGCATGCTGCCGGTGCCGCGCTTCGTCGAACGCGTGCCGTTCCGGGTCGCGCCGAGCCTCTTTCACCTCCGCTACTCCGACCGGCTCTTCGCGGCGATCGCGTGGAGCGGGGCGGTGCTCTCGGCGGCGATCCTGTCCGGGGCAGCCAACCTGGTGCCGCTGTGGGCGGCCATGGTGGCGTGGCTCGTGCTCTGGGTGCTGTACCTGTCGATCGTCAACGTCGGACAGCGGTGGTACGGCTTCGGCTGGGAGTCCCTGCTGCTGGAGGCCGGTTTCCTGGCGATGCTGCTGGGCAACGACGACACCGCGCCGCCGGTGCTGATCCTGTGGCTGGTGCGCTGGCTGGTGTTCCGCGTCGAGTTCGGCGCCGGACTGATCAAGATGCGGGGGGATCCGTGCTGGCGTGACCTGACCTGCCTGCATTACCACCACGAGACCCAGCCGATGCCGGGACCGTTGAGCTGGTTCTTCCATCATCTGCCGAAACCGTTGCATCGGGTGGAGGTGGCGGGCAACCACGTCGCGCAGCTCCTGGTGCCGTTCGCGCTGTTCGCGCCGCAGCCGGTGGCCAGCGCGGCCGCAGGCATCGTGATCGTCACGCAGCTGTGGCTGGTGATGTCCGGTAACTTCGCGTGGCTGAACTGGGTGACGATCGTCCTGGCGTTCGGTGCGATCGATCGATCCGCGTACTCGGCCGTCCTGCCTGTGTCGTCGGCTCCGGCGCTACCCACGCCTCCGCTGTGGTACGCCGCGATCGTCATCGCAGCCACCGCGTTGTCCGCCTTCCTGAGCTACTGGCCGGTGCGCAACATGCTGGGCCGGCGCCAGCACATGAACGCGTCCTTCAACCCGTTCCACCTCGTCAACACCTACGGAGCCTTCGGCAGCATCGGCCGCACACGCTACGAGCTCGTGATCGAGGGGACCGACGAATCCACCCTCACCGACCGCACGGTGTGGAAGGAGTACGGCTTCAAAGGCAAGCCCGGCGATCCGCGACGGCTGCCCCGCCAGTGGGCGCCGTACCACCTGCGGCTGGACTGGCTGATGTGGTTCGCAGCGCTGTCACCGACCTATGCGAAAGACTGGTTCGGACCGTTCATCGCACGGCTGCTGCGCAACGACGCGCCGACGCTTCGGCTGTTGCAGCACAACCCTTTTCCCGACGCGCCGCCGCAGCATGTGCGGGCGGCGCTGTATGAATACCGGTTCACCACGTGGCGGGAACTGCGCCATGAGCGAGCGTGGTGGCATCGCAGCCTCGTCGGGCAGTACCTTCCCGCGATCGCCCTCGGTGAGCTCAGCGCCAGGTGACGGCGCCCCGAGCGTGCGCAAAGTGGCTGATCTGGACGGCGTGTCGGCCGCAGACTCGCACGCTCGCGGGAAAAAGGTGAGGGGGCTGGCAGCTAGCCGGTGATCAGGGAGACGCTGTTCGAGCGGCGCAGCTTGCCCGACGGCGTCTTCGGGATGCTGCCGGGGCCGAGCACCACGACGTTGCGGGGACGGACGTCGACCTCAGCGACCACCTCGTGGGCGACCTGGTGCTCGATGCGGCGGACCTCCGCCGGGTCCTGCCAGGCGTTGGACTCGACGGCCACGGCGAAGGTCTCCCTCGAGTGGCCGGCGTCCAGCCGCACCGCCACCGCGCAGCCGGCGCGGACACCCTCGACGCGGCCCGCGGCGCGTTCGATGTCCGTCGGGTAGATGTTGCGGCCCGCCATGATGATGACGTCTTTGACGCGCCCGCACACGACGACGTGGCCTTCCTCGGTCAGGTAACCGAGGTCGCCGGTGTCGTACCAGCCGTGCTCGTCCTGCGCCGGGATGAAGCCGCCCATGGTCAGGTAGCCGGGGGTCAGGCTCTCGCCGCGCAATTCGATGACGCCGACCCCCCGCGGGGGCATCACGTTGCCGTGGTCGTCGATGACGCGGGCTTCGAGGTCTTTGAGCAGCGGGCCGAGCGTGGCCAGCCGCTTGGTGTTGCCCTTGGTCGCCGGCACGGCGCGCCGCAGCGCGGCCAGCAGGTCGGCGTCCACCTCGTCGACGACCAGACCGGCGCCGCACGGCGAGAACGACACCGCCAGCGTCGTCTCGGCCATGCCGTAGGCCGGCAGGATCGCGTCGGGGCGCAGCCCGAACGGCCTGCCCGCGTCGAGCAGATCCTCGACGTCGGCCGGCTCGACGGGTTCGGCACCCGAGAGGGCGAACCGCAGCGTGGACAGGTCGAACTCGCCGGGCTTGGCCTGCCGGCGCAGCCGCTTGGCCAGCAGCGCATACGCGAAGTTCGGGGCCGCGGTCATCGTGCCCTTGTACTTGTCGATCAGCTTGGCCCACAGCAGGGTGTCGCGCAGGAAGTCCATCGGCGTGACCTTGACCAGCTCGGCGCCGAAGTACATCGGGATGGTCAGGAAGCCCACCATGCCCATGTCGTGGAAGCAGGGCAGCCAGCTCACCATGACGTCGGTGTCGACGTCGTACTCGGCGCCGAGGAACATCGCCTCGGCGTTTGAGTGGATGTTGCGGTGGGTGATCTGGACCGCTTTGGGGGATCCGGTGGACCCGCTCGTCAACTGCATCAGCGCGAGGTCGTCCTCGCCCACCTCGATCGGATCGATCGGCTCGGACGCCAGCAGGTCGCCGACGGTGAGCACCGTGATGCCCTTCTCCTCGAGCACCGGAGCGGCGACCAGGAACGGCTCGGAGACGATGACGGCCTTCGCCTCGATCATCCCGATGACGTTCATCGTGTCTTCGGCCCACATGGCCAGGTCGGTGCGCGGGGTCGGCTGGTGCAGCATGGTCAGGCTCGCGCCGCGCATCCACAGACCCTGGGCGGTGGGAGCGATCTCGACGGGGAAACCGGCCAGGACGCCGACGGCGTCGCCGAGTCCCACACCCGCCTCGGCGAGCCCACCGGCGATGCGCCTGGCCCGCTCGTGGACCTCGCCCCAGGTGTGCCGGACCGGCTCGTGCGGTTCGCCGGTGACCATCCCCCGATCGGTGCTGCGGGCATTGCTGTACATCTTCTCGGTGAATCTGCTCACGACGACCTCCTCGCCGACATCTGCCCCGGTGCACATGCCCGTTTGCCATGTTCCGCCTGTTGAGCGGCCTTTTGAAGGAGGCGCGCACACAAAAGGGGAGCGGTTGTGTCTCGAATCGGTGATGTCGCGTAGGCGCGATCGGAACCCGAGCCGAACCCGGTGCCGCGTCCAACGAACCGCCCGCCGGGGTAGCCGGAGGGGGAACTGACCGCGTCCACTGCTCGACCGCTAGCTCTCACCGCCGATCATCTTAAGCAACTCTTAAGTAGCTGCCAAACTCGGGCGGGGATTGAGGCGTGCATCACATCTGTTGACCCGCCGGGTCAGCCGGCGGTCGAGGGGCTCGGGACGACGCGAGCGCCCTGGACCGGGCCGCTGGCCACCCGCACGGTCCGGCACACGCCCGCGCCGGCCAGCTCCGTGCCGATGTCGACGGCCGCGCCCGCCGAGGCGCACAGGAACGCACATGTCGGACCCGAACCGGACACGATGCCGGCCAGCGCGCCGGCCTCCACGCCGGCGCGCAGGGTCCGGCGCAGCGACGAGTCGAGGCTCAGGGCGGCGGGTTGCAGATCGTTGCCGAGCAGAGGCGCCAGCTGAGCCGGATCGCCCGAGGCGAGCGCGGCCAGGAGCGGCTCGGGGCTCTCCAGCCGTGGCGGCAGCGTGCGGTCGCCGGAGGCACGCAGCCGGTCGATCTCGGCGAACACCCTCCTGGTGGACAGTTCGCCCCGGGAGAATGCCAGCACCCAGTGGAAGGTGTTGCGGGCGAGGACGGTCGCGAGCTCCTCGCCCCGCCCGGTGCCCAGCGCCGTGCCGCCGTGCAGCGCGAACGGCACGTCGCTGCCGAGCTCGGCGGCCAGCGCGTGCAGATCCCTGCGCGGCACCCCGAGTTCCCACAGCGTGTTCATGGCCACCAGCACCGCGGCGGCGTCGGCGCTGCCGCCCGCCATTCCCCCGGCCACCGGGATCGTCTTGTCGATCGAGATCGCGACGTCGGGAGCCCGGCCCACGTGCTCGGCCATCAGCTCGGCGGCCCGCCACGCGAGGTTGCGTTCGTCGGTGGGCACCGAGTCGGCCCCCTCCCCCGACACCTCCACCGTCAGCATGTCGGACGTACGGACGGTCACCTCGTCGAGCAGGGACACGGCGTGGAAGACGGTGGTCAGTTCGTGATAGCCGTCGTCGCGCCGATCCCCCACGTCCAGATAGAGGTTGACTTTGC is a window of Mycolicibacterium chubuense NBB4 DNA encoding:
- a CDS encoding 4-(cytidine 5'-diphospho)-2-C-methyl-D-erythritol kinase, whose translation is MSPRDGNTATEWVPTGSVTVRVPGKVNLYLDVGDRRDDGYHELTTVFHAVSLLDEVTVRTSDMLTVEVSGEGADSVPTDERNLAWRAAELMAEHVGRAPDVAISIDKTIPVAGGMAGGSADAAAVLVAMNTLWELGVPRRDLHALAAELGSDVPFALHGGTALGTGRGEELATVLARNTFHWVLAFSRGELSTRRVFAEIDRLRASGDRTLPPRLESPEPLLAALASGDPAQLAPLLGNDLQPAALSLDSSLRRTLRAGVEAGALAGIVSGSGPTCAFLCASAGAAVDIGTELAGAGVCRTVRVASGPVQGARVVPSPSTAG